From Linepithema humile isolate Giens D197 chromosome 8, Lhum_UNIL_v1.0, whole genome shotgun sequence, one genomic window encodes:
- the LOC105673782 gene encoding serine-rich adhesin for platelets, which yields MWGRGVFLVSFALVAFGTTTKCPKRRMSPVREIFCYTSSFDVQLLVDSVCSCTTLVHQNHDVRNFSISDIADLRKSLKEMYPPLQFVISINDPAKMLETSAMIRQETIARIIAIMKEVDGVEMNVTAGSKERLHNFIKSLKNEMTRKMYDKRIFLVLPSESENIAKQFDLKELIKYIDLFTLSTDYLTDEDGAFVTFHPSRLMGLFDMLNTDNLVDLISGLGVPKQKILITLPANAYKFTLKDEAENAPRSETTEKEPIPIDRKQLCEAINNGEWTVERDEDLTAPYAFQNKTWIAFEDKISVGIKGKYVLLRDLAGLAVRNIENDKKTECEEPLTQEIYHSFVEFRRKSRQAVLNALEDELHQMQFSYPNQAKTSSFRVVRVVDTEGHIRAVRESTQTEFVCRRQGYFVHPKSCNRFYRCVKFNQAVEDYSVFEFDCPAGLSFDERTEVCVWPGSLPEGSPCPGSSEIAPVAPKRFECSQPGYYADPQNCRWFFACMDLGESELMAFEFRCPYGLVFDEKKLVCEWPWLVSACSGSGSAYTRAEYDYKGHTAEISSVGVGGYVTGGLPEYSTTAGTSYSNVDYSKTTNTHGASYFGSNTGYFDGHGISTSGNKAISGYGLSSTAGVDYSKSHEHGGSVSSIPTYTDAHRINIGFVSPSINVAQGATGYSASSDTIGSTVSAGQPDTRYFVPTDGINTEYANTGSLQGISAGFPGSTTGQFAGTVQRGHTEKQGVTHFGTSGLSYSNSVGGYTGSVSTSNPTAGSVSYSKTPGASYPELPVGIHGGSAGPKYVGSTNVYADSGTFNTGSYSASTSKSGITSGISAASEYTGGIDNSHFVSGSTPYSGVTGTSTTRTRYNDEQGYTIPVFIQQEEPIYPSIKPTGGVRISGHIGTIRTSGGSATSSYEKTDFTRPHLNVSVFGSQIPTGYDIQRGTTGTILSGSSKEGSIFTGGSSSESAFSYGNIPGTISTPTVKQDVLTISGQPNYIATSSGTPGYVINNGVKTVESSHSLSYGTPTPAILFNGPSISDVILKGITPGVVVSGQTAPGISAGSSIQQGIIESSTDRAYVSQSDVTRHDIRGGEAATRGSVTYSSGTLSGGLKPTSSQGYKPDGEYSAAPYDTGKYTEKDIPDYRSSSSIFPDSIIQGNRIESNRGFSAGSTFTGAYDGPSTAAPGYSSTKSAVFTPSGFTKTGPTRTGITTAILGGGGSYSVSTGERRPTLNPENISEKAFQGNVGYTTSGYSYPKPSVQLGTSDATFSSTPISSTEINLPGSTAAPSRANLEPGTPGYSYPKPAIQLGTSDVTLSSAPISSTNFPIATPTPFLINVQNESLDVFKTKIPTVRPIIYTTEHPDIYGTTHFEAARIPTVRPVVDTDYKKIAVPTNIPVSVLHDFTQRIDGSQTASVSTSSSFQQTDSSGQKDYSSFTSSPPSLEYLPAQSTARPGAIASTTKYDIPTARPQPSIGVTYKRPSPVSDVTYKSPSPTTFRPYYSDQRFSTSPFLKTTSNDGSPTNLDIPRDKIDKMITNYGRGTVKYSPSVYDTYASSEFDSTSGNKFSTSLSSTKSSFSGQTGGTFAITTSSGLAPSSYEVTTKSPENKGKVIVKWSDLHPLLLGKLGAECTCKADPFATLRGPGKNLIASSRGKVDLANYDESEIYVDLENDSSSEEDDYITSYHDSSQPYKISPLETTTDSTNVPSSSYLPSLNVGRRNIAPAIDIRADAKSDTLRRSSGFQAGRRTGKKLEDEYSQNSASYEEDDPDQIIDGATNCARPGLFRHPNLCNKFYACHWDQWKKKFTLHIFNCPIHLTFDSSVSACNWPSKGPACQAGNLLV from the exons ATGTGGGGTCGAGGAGTTTTTTTAGTATCGTTCGCGCTTGTAGCGTTCGGAACCACAACAA AATGTCCGAAGAGAAGAATGTCGCCTGTCAGAGAAATTTTCTGCTATACTTCGTCTTTCGATGTGCAGCTACTAGTTGACTCAGTCTGCAGCTGTACCACTTTGGTGCACCAAAATCATGATGTACGGAATTTCTCAATTTCCG ACATTGCTGATTTGCGGAAGTCTTTGAAAGAAATGTATCCGCCTCTTCAATTTGTAATTTCGATAAATGATCCTGCAAAGATGCTCGAAACTTCCGCTATGATACGACAAGAAACTATCGCTCGAATTATCGCCATTATGAAGGAG gtGGATGGCGTTGAGATGAATGTGACAGCAGGTTCCAAAGAACGacttcataattttatcaaaagtcTGAAAAACGAAATGACTCGGAAAATGTATGACAAGAGAATTTTTCTGGTTTTGCCTAGTGAATCGGAAAATATAGCCAAGCAGTTTGATCTTAAAGAACTCATCAA gTACATTGATCTGTTTACACTATCAACAGACTATTTGACAGACGAGGATGGAGCCTTTGTTACCTTCCATCCCTCGCGTTTGATGGGGCTTTTCGATATGCTAAATACGGACAACTTGGTAGACTTGATAAGTGGATTAGGAGTACCCAAGCAGAAAATCTTGATAACCTTGCCGGCAAACGCATACAAATTCACATTGAAAGATGAGGCTGAGAACGCTCCTAGATCAGAAACCACGGAAAAGGAGCCTATACCGATTGATCGTAAACAA CTCTGCGAAGCCATAAACAATGGAGAATGGACCGTGGAGCGAGATGAAGATCTTACAGCGCCGTACGCATTTCAAAATAAGACGTGGATTGCTTTCGAGGATAAGATTTCGGTTGGAATAAAG GGGAAGTATGTATTGTTGCGCGATTTGGCAGGATTAGCAGTGCGAAATATAGAAAACGATAAGAAAACTGAGTGCGAAGAACCGCTCACGCAAGAAATTTATCATTCCTTCGTCGAATTTAGAAGGAAATCGAGACAGGCCGTACTTAATGCATTGGAAGACGAGCTTCAT caaatgcaattttcataCCCAAACCAAGCAAAAACATCCAGCTTCCGTGTTGTTCGCGTAGTAGATACAGAGGGACATATCAGAGCTGTCCGCGAAAGCACGCAAACCGAATTCGTCTGTAGAAGACAAGGCTATTTTGTCCATCCTAAGAGTTGTAATag ATTCTATCGCTGTGTGAAATTCAATCAAGCCGTGGAGGACTATTCCGTTTTCGAATTTGATTGCCCGGCCGGTTTGTCGTTTGACGAGCGCACGGAGGTTTGTGTCTGGCCAGGATCCTTGCCTGAAGGCTCACCGTGTCCTGGCAGCAGCGAGATCGCTCCTGTTGCACCAAAGAGATTCGAATGTTCTCAACCTGGCTATTACGCGGATCCACAAAACTGTCGTTGGTTCTTTGCTTGTATGGACTTAG GTGAATCGGAGTTAATGGCGTTCGAGTTTCGCTGTCCTTACGGCTTGGTGTTCGACGAGAAAAAATTAGTATGCGAATGGCCATGGTTGGTTTCAGCTTGCTCCGGCTCTGGATCTGCCTATACTAGAGCGGAATACGATTATAAGGGACACACCGCAGAAATTTCTAGTGTCGGTGTTGGCGGTTATGTCACCGGTGGTTTACCCGAATATTCCACCACAGCTGGAACGAGTTATTCTAACGTAGACTATTCTAAAACAACCAATACTCATGGAGCAAGCTATTTTGGATCTAATACAGGATATTTCGACGGACATGGTATCTCGACTTCTGGAAATAAAGCAATTTCTGGATATGGATTATCCAGTACAGCTGGCGTTGATTATTCTAAATCACACGAGCACGGAGGATCGGTATCTTCTATTCCGACGTATACCGATGCacatagaataaatattggtTTTGTATCTCCAAGTATCAATGTAGCGCAAGGTGCCACGGGATATTCTGCGTCCAGTGATACAATCGGTAGTACTGTTTCTGCCGGGCAACCTGATACCAGATATTTTGTGCCTACTGATGGAATCAATACTGAATATGCCAACACTGGATCACTGCAAGGAATTAGTGCAGGTTTTCCGGGATCTACAACAGGACAGTTTGCCGGAACCGTACAAAGAGGTCATACAGAAAAACAAGGTGTGACACATTTCGGAACATCTGGATTAAGTTATTCAAATTCTGTGGGAGGATACACAGGAAGCGTTAGTACAAGTAATCCGACAGCAGGTTCAGTGAGCTATTCGAAAACGCCAGGAGCGAGCTATCCAGAGTTGCCTGTCGGCATCCACGGAGGCTCTGCTGGTCCGAAATATGTCGGATCGACGAATGTATACGCAGACTCCGGCACGTTTAATACCGGCAGTTATTCAGCTTCTACCTCAAAATCCGGAATAACTTCGGGAATTTCCGCTGCCTCCGAGTATACCGGTGGTATCGATAACAGTCATTTTGTAAGCGGTAGCACACCATATTCAGGAGTAACAGGTACTTCTACGACAAGAACAAGATATAACGACGAGCAGGGTTACACAATTCCCGTATTCATACAGCAAGAAGAACCGATCTATCCCTCGATTAAGCCAACAGGAGGAGTCAGAATTAGCGGTCATATTGGAACAATTCGAACAAGCGGAGGCAGTGCGACAAGCAGCTACGAGAAAACGGATTTCACGAGGCCGCATTTAAATGTCAGCGTTTTCGGCAGTCAGATTCCTACCGGCTACGATATTCAAAGAGGCACCACCGGTACAATTCTGTCTGGAAGCAGCAAAGAAGGAAGTATCTTTACCGGTGGCTCGTCTTCAGAATCTGCTTTCAGCTACGGAAACATTCCTGGAACGATATCAACTCCCACTGTTAAACAAGACGTTTTGACGATCAGTGGTCAACCTAATTATATCGCTACTTCTTCCGGAACACCGGGATACGTAATTAACAATGGAGTGAAGACCGTAGAATCATCTCATTCCTTGTCATACGGAACGCCGACGCCTGCAATTTTGTTCAACGGCCCTTCAATATCCGACGTCATTCTGAAAGGTATCACACCGGGTGTGGTTGTTTCTGGACAAACCGCTCCGGGAATATCCGCAGGAAGTTCCATTCAACAAGGAATCATCGAGAGTTCAACCGACAGAGCATACGTGTCGCAATCAGATGTAACTCGTCATGATATCAGAGGTGGCGAAGCCGCTACAAGAGGGTCGGTAACTTATTCAAGCGGCACTTTAAGCGGAGGATTAAAACCAACGAGTTCTCAAGGCTATAAACCTGATGGAGAATATAGCGCAGCTCCTTACGATACCGGCAAATATACAGAGAAAGACATTCCGGATTATAGATCGAGCAGCTCCATTTTTCCTGATTCTATTATACAAGGAAATAGAATAGAGAGCAATAGAGGTTTTAGCGCGGGTTCCACTTTTACCGGTGCGTATGATGGTCCGTCCACCGCGGCACCGGGATATTCTTCAACCAAATCGGCTGTTTTCACACCAAGCGGCTTCACAAAGACCGGTCCGACCAGAACAGGTATAACCACTGCCATTCTCGGAGGTGGAGGTAGCTATTCAGTGAGTACGGGTGAACGTCGGCCTACTTTGAATCCTGAAAATATTAGCGAAAAGGCATTCCAAGGTAATGTCGGATATACCACTTCCGGTTATTCGTATCCCAAGCCGAGCGTTCAGCTCGGAACCAGCGATGCAACGTTTTCCTCAACGCCGATTTCATCGactgaaattaatttacccggCTCGACAGCTGCGCCAAGTCGCGCGAATTTAGAACCAGGTACTCCCGGCTACTCGTATCCTAAACCAGCTATTCAGCTTGGAACTAGCGACGTCACGCTTTCCTCAGCACCGATTTCATCGACTAATTTTCCTATTGCTACGCCTACGCCATTCCTGATCAATGTGCAGAATGAATCACTGGATGTGTTTAAAACTAAGATACCTACAGTTAGACCTATAATTTACACCACTGAACATCCAGATATTTATGGAACAACTCATTTTGAAGCGGCTAGAATCCCGACCGTCAGGCCTGTCGTTGACACCGATTATAAGAAAATAGCTGTCCCTACGAATATTCCAGTGTCAGTATTGCACGATTTTACTCAACGGATCGACGGCTCACAGACTGCATCGGTATCCACGTCTAGTTCTTTCCAGCAGACCGATTCGAGCGGTCAGAAAGACTATAGTTCCTTCACTTCGTCGCCTCCGTCTTTGGAATATCTTCCTGCACAGTCAACTGCAAGACCTGGCGCAATTGCATCTACCACGAAATACGATATACCTACTGCGCGACCACAGCCGTCCATTGGAGTAACATACAAACGACCTTCGCCAGTCTCTGATGTTACGTACAAAAGTCCTTCGCCAACTACCTTTAGACCTTATTATTCCGATCAAAGATTTTCGACGTCGCCGTTCTTGAAAACAACCTCGAACGACGGCTCGCCGACAAACTTGGATATTCCGAGAgataaaattgacaaaatgaTTACAAATTATGGCAGAGGCACTGTCAAGTACTCGCCGAGCGTGTACGATACTTACGCAAGCTCAGAATTCGATTCGACTTCGGGTAATAAATTCTCTACATCATTATCGTCTACGAAATCATCGTTCTCCGGACAGACTGGCGGTACTTTTGCCATTACAACATCGTCCGGCCTCGCACCTTCTTCGTACGAGGTCACCACGAAGTCGCCTGAAAATAAGGGCAAGGTCATCGTTAAATGGAGCGATCTTCATCCGCTTCTTCTAGGTAAGCTCGGAGCAGAGTGCACATGCAAGGCTGACCCCTTCGCTACTCTTCGCGGTCCGGGAAAGAACCTGATCGCGTCTTCAAGGGGCAAAGTGGATCTTGCGAACTACGACGAATCTGAGATCTACGTTGATCTCGAAAACGACAGCTCTTCCGAAGAGGACGATTACATTACCAGTTACCACGATTCTTCGCAGCCTTACAAAATTAGTCCGCTCGAGACGACGACGGATTCGACCAATGTACCGTCATCCTCTTATTTGCCTTCGCTTAACGTCGGCAGAAGAAACATTGCTCCCGCAATAGATATTCGCGCAGATGCAAAGAGTGATACACTTAGACGATCTTCCGGATTCCAGGCTGGTCGTCGAACTGgcaaaaaattagaagatgAATATTCACAGAATTCTGCTTCCTACGAGGAAGACGATCCTGATCAGATTATTGACGGTGCCACCAACTGTGCCAGACCGGGTCTCTTCAGGCATCCTAATCTCTGCAATAAGTTCTACGCTTGTCACTGGGACCAGTGGAAGAAGAAGTTTACGCTTCACATCTTCAATTGTCCTATTCATTTAACATTTGATTCAAGCGTGAGCGCGTGCAATTGGCCAAGCAAGGGTCCAGCTTGCCAAGCCGGCAATTTATTAGTGTAA